The region CAATCAGGATAAAACAGTAGATACTATAATTATTGCCGGCGAAAATGGAGTCGGCAAATCATACTTACTGAATTCAATTTTTAAATTTTCAAGTCTACAGCCTGAACAAATTACAAGAAATGAAAAAAGAAACTTTGAAATTGAATTATCAGACAATGAAATAGATATTTTAAAAAAAAACGAAAATTATAAACATTTATTTATTAATTCATTAAAAGATAATATTTTATCAATAAACATTGATTATTCGATAACTGGCAACTGGAATCAAATTTCCATAACTGGTAAAACGATCGATAATTCCTTAATAAAGCCAGACTCATGGTTATTTAATGACCGAGATATTAAAAAAATCCTAAAAATGATTTTTTCTAACGCTGAAATCAACTTTTCTCCGAAAGCAATACAAACTGTTACTTCAAAGAATATTGATAGTAATGATTTCAATAGTGAAAAATCAACGCTAAACCTCGCAACTGATATAACACAGTTACTAATTGATGTTCAGAGTCTAGACGCATTAGAGTTTACAGAATGGGCAAGGAAAAATAATGGAATGCCGATTGATTTAGGCAAGATAGACATTCGAATTAAAAGATTTACTTCCGCTTTTGAATTTATGTTTCCTAATAAAAAATTCAAAGGAATAAAAAACGAAAATAATTATAAAAAGGTCATATTTGAAGAAGCCGGGAAAGAAATGGATATTGATAATCTCAGTTCTGGAGAAAAACAAATAGTATTTCGAGGGAGTTTTTTACTCAAAGATAAAAAAAGTTCAAAAGGTGCTATCATCTTGATAGACGAGCCAGAATTAAGCCTACACCCAAATTGGCAGTTAAAAATTCTCAGTTTTTTTAAGAGGCTATTTACAAATGATACTGGAGAACAAACTTCACAGTTATTTATAGCTACTCATTCGCCATTTATAATTCATAATTCGAATAGAAATGCTGACAAAGTGATCATTCTACAAAAGAATAACTACTCTGAAACAATTATTTCACCTGAACCAAAATTCTACTCATGGTCTCCCGAGAAGATAATTCAAAGAGCTTTTAACATTTCTCCAATACTAAATAAAGACAAAACTTTAATTTTTGTCGAAGGAGAAACAGACGAAAAGTATTTCCAAAAGTGTATTGAAATTTTCAATCATCAAGAAAAGAATATTGAGTTTAAATGGATAGGACGTATTAACGAAAAAGGCAACGCAGAAAATACTGGAGATAGTGCATTAAATCAAGCACGAACATTCTTTTTAGCAAATATGAATCTAATTCCAACTAAGATCATACTTCTTTATGATAGTGATACCAATAAACAAGAGGAAACATTTGGCAATCTGTCAATTTGCAAGATGGTTATTAATTCACAAAACAACCATTTTAAAATCGGCGTAGAGAATTTACTTACCCTTTCGACAGACTTTAATTATAATTTGTTTTACAAACAAAAAACGAAAAAAGACAACTATGGCGCTGAAAGTATTTTTAAAGAACTTGATAAACAAAAGCTCTGTTTATCAATATGCGAACAAACAACAGTAGAACTTCAAAAAATTATTCTGACAAAAGTTAATAGTGAAATTGAACGCTTACATTCAGAAATGCAAAATAAGTAAATCTCAACAGGTGCAAAGTTAGATTAAAATAATTAATTAATTTGAAGTGATCATGCTTAAATTGATCCATGAAATAATTACATTATAAAATATCATAAAACAAATTTGTCGAACATTACCTAAATTATGATGTAGAAATGAAATTCCAATTATTGCACGATAATTAAAGGAGCATTATATGGGACAAGGCCCAAGAGATTATTCTGATAAAACTTTGAAAAGACTATTTGCATTATCTGGAAATGAATGTGCATTTCCAGGATGTTCAAAACGTATGGTTAATGAAAAAAATGCTAAAGAATCAAATATTTGTCATATTGAGGCCGCCAATAAAGGAGGTCAGAGATACAATACATATATGACCGATGAAAATAGAGCAGATTATGAAAATTTAATTCTTCTTTGTGTCCAACATCATGAAGAAACTAATGATATCGATATTTACACGGTTGAAAAATTAAAAGAAATGAAGAGGAACCACGAAAGTAATTTTTTGAATCAGCGATTAAAGGCAAATCCATCTATGCTAAATAATACGATCAGTGCATTTTCAAAAGTAAATATTGATAAATATCCAGAAACTCAGGTATTGAACATTATGGATCCTGGAGAAAAAATCCGTTTCAATGAGCTAAAAAAGAACTCTTCGATTATTCATGAATACAAAGTTTTTCAGGGCAAATTAAATACTTTATATGAAGAATTGGAAAAAGAAGGTTCAATAAGAAAACAACGATTACTGGAAAGGGTAAAATTCGTCTATGAAAAGATTAAAGGAGATTTTATTCTTGATTCTAAAGACCCAATAAAGATTATAAAAGCTAATTCAGATAAAATTTTTGATCAAGTTTACGATGAACTTTATAAGAAAATGGAAGACTCTCAATTCTTTGAAGAAGATATTGTTCTTGGCCTTAGACTGATTTTGGTAGATGCATTCATTCGTTGCAAGATTTTAGAGGAACCGACTCAAAATGCTAATTAATAAAGAAACAAATCCAGAGAGAGATTTGTATTTTCTTGGTGCAAAAGTAATCCAAGCCGTCTCCGGAAAGAAGGGGGATGAATTTAGTTTTTTAGATATTTTGCAAATTGTGAATGAAGAAATAGTCATTTCTCCTAATCTGCTTGCTCTGACCTTAAACTGGCTTTATATACTAGGAACGATTGAACTTACTGAGAATGGAAATATAAAGAAATGTTTTTAAAGAGTTTAATCATACAGAATGGATTTACCATTATCCGTGAGATTAAATTTAAAAAAGGTATCAACTTAATCATTGACGAAACAAAAAATAATTCAAAAACAAGCTCAGGGAATAACGTTGGGAAAACTACTGTCTTAAGATTAATCGACTTTTGCCTCGATGGAAATGGAGAAAATATTTACAAAGACCCGGAATTTAACAAAAATAACATAGCAGTAGAAAATTTTATAAAGCAAGAAAATGTTTCAATAAAACTAACATTAATTGAAGATATAGGAGATAGTTTCTCAAAAACATTTACAATTGAGCGAAATTTTAAAAAAGCTAAAGATAGAATTCAAAAGATAAATGGAATTGATTATAAGAATACAGAATTTTCTACTAAATTAAAAGAATTAATCTTTCGAACTGATTCTAGACTACCAACCCTTAGACAATTAATATCAAAAAATATTAGAGATGAAAAAAATAAACTAATAAATACTATTCGAGTTCTTGCTCCCAATGTAATTACTGATGTTACTTATGAAACCTTACATTTATTTTGGTTTGGAATAGACATAAATTTATCAAAAGATCAGTTTATACGAGAAAGGAATCTCGAATTAAAGATTCAAGCTCGGTTAAAAAAAGATAGTAACTTACCACAAATTAATCAAGCACTCCTCATTGCGAATAAGAGAATAGATGAACTGATTGCATTAAAAAAAAAATTTGATGTTAATGAAGATTTTGAAAATGAATTAGTTTTGTTAAACAAAGTTCGAAAAGAAATAAATTTGTTAATAAGTGGAATTTCAAGACTAGAAATTAGAAAGGAATTAATTCAGGAAAGTAAAAAAGATCTCGAATCCAATAAAGCAAATATCGATTTGGAAGAGATAAAGAATTTATATGCCCGAGCAAAAGTTTTAATTCCTAATCTACAAAAGAATTTTTCAGATGTTCTTGTTTTTCACAATGGAATGGTAGAGAAAAAAATTCAATTTATCACAGAAGAATTACCGTCGATTGAATCAGAGTTAAAAAAAAATCAACAAAATCTAAAAGAACTTTTACAGACGGAAAAAAGACTTTCTGATATTATCTCTAAGTCAAACACTTATGAAGACTTTCAAAAAGTTATTGATGAACTAAATATTTTCTACGAGCGTAAAGGAGTCTTAGAAGAACAAAAAAGAAGCTGGGAACTATCAATACAGAATATCAAAACAATTGATACAAAGATTGAGGCGATAAATAGAGAAATTACTTCAAAAGATGAATTAATTCAAAAAAGAATTGCAGAAT is a window of Leptospira kanakyensis DNA encoding:
- a CDS encoding ABC-three component system middle component 6 — translated: MLINKETNPERDLYFLGAKVIQAVSGKKGDEFSFLDILQIVNEEIVISPNLLALTLNWLYILGTIELTENGNIKKCF
- a CDS encoding AAA family ATPase; this encodes MKIRKIKFENNHILGSILFDFTDNQDKTVDTIIIAGENGVGKSYLLNSIFKFSSLQPEQITRNEKRNFEIELSDNEIDILKKNENYKHLFINSLKDNILSINIDYSITGNWNQISITGKTIDNSLIKPDSWLFNDRDIKKILKMIFSNAEINFSPKAIQTVTSKNIDSNDFNSEKSTLNLATDITQLLIDVQSLDALEFTEWARKNNGMPIDLGKIDIRIKRFTSAFEFMFPNKKFKGIKNENNYKKVIFEEAGKEMDIDNLSSGEKQIVFRGSFLLKDKKSSKGAIILIDEPELSLHPNWQLKILSFFKRLFTNDTGEQTSQLFIATHSPFIIHNSNRNADKVIILQKNNYSETIISPEPKFYSWSPEKIIQRAFNISPILNKDKTLIFVEGETDEKYFQKCIEIFNHQEKNIEFKWIGRINEKGNAENTGDSALNQARTFFLANMNLIPTKIILLYDSDTNKQEETFGNLSICKMVINSQNNHFKIGVENLLTLSTDFNYNLFYKQKTKKDNYGAESIFKELDKQKLCLSICEQTTVELQKIILTKVNSEIERLHSEMQNK
- a CDS encoding ABC-three component system protein; amino-acid sequence: MGQGPRDYSDKTLKRLFALSGNECAFPGCSKRMVNEKNAKESNICHIEAANKGGQRYNTYMTDENRADYENLILLCVQHHEETNDIDIYTVEKLKEMKRNHESNFLNQRLKANPSMLNNTISAFSKVNIDKYPETQVLNIMDPGEKIRFNELKKNSSIIHEYKVFQGKLNTLYEELEKEGSIRKQRLLERVKFVYEKIKGDFILDSKDPIKIIKANSDKIFDQVYDELYKKMEDSQFFEEDIVLGLRLILVDAFIRCKILEEPTQNAN
- a CDS encoding DUF2326 domain-containing protein, encoding MFLKSLIIQNGFTIIREIKFKKGINLIIDETKNNSKTSSGNNVGKTTVLRLIDFCLDGNGENIYKDPEFNKNNIAVENFIKQENVSIKLTLIEDIGDSFSKTFTIERNFKKAKDRIQKINGIDYKNTEFSTKLKELIFRTDSRLPTLRQLISKNIRDEKNKLINTIRVLAPNVITDVTYETLHLFWFGIDINLSKDQFIRERNLELKIQARLKKDSNLPQINQALLIANKRIDELIALKKKFDVNEDFENELVLLNKVRKEINLLISGISRLEIRKELIQESKKDLESNKANIDLEEIKNLYARAKVLIPNLQKNFSDVLVFHNGMVEKKIQFITEELPSIESELKKNQQNLKELLQTEKRLSDIISKSNTYEDFQKVIDELNIFYERKGVLEEQKRSWELSIQNIKTIDTKIEAINREITSKDELIQKRIAEFNSIFSEISSRLDGVHSLLSADNSEGVYKFSMSNVEGNPGTGSKKSQMASFDLAYIKFADSIDLPCLHFVLQDQIENVHSNQITNLLTEIVEEVNCQYVLPVLRDKLPKDIEIQTMEILSLSENDKLFKI